A single genomic interval of Stenotrophomonas sp. ZAC14D1_NAIMI4_1 harbors:
- a CDS encoding ATP-binding protein, protein MQDPTLSIPAAEIRRAGVDLNGLMTVLGKHLYSTPMVALRELVQNAHDSIIRRRLEQPGIELPSRIEVRVDAAAGVLRIIDTGAGLTRQEIHDYLATVGVGYTRGLRQGGDDQDGLIGMFGLGFLSAFVLARRVSVRTTSYQTPELGHLYVSSNAEQYTVSEVPARAIGTEVELELHSDFLPLANEARLYEVLGRYCALLSEPIFIGAAAEALNPEPPPWRGQGDVALHPVQARRQALQFAARFEHDFEPIVTLPLRADADSDATGMLWVQDGATYGTSDNRNLSVFVRGMLLDDDARDLLPPWAGFIGGVIESSRLTPTASREDLQRDDQYRAVQHALLEALIDGLAEVARQQPEAWRRVLARHNEALLGAALCDERLFELLLEHVRVPTSQGDLPASALPSRGAVHVILDNGGGFEEMLFRAMGVPVAHGHRYAVVPFLRRWTQAKGLRLVELGTEQGNRALFRTDDSLDAAQLAWLGEHLGDGEQLLPARFSPEALPVVVVPDREAELKQRLEDDENDKRVSMAALRLARQFTARIEARAPSRLYLNLDNPAVQALLQAQREGHAQAPAAARLLRSLKIIVSAQGRPLARGAATPGPDLNGAFSEIATALQQMLR, encoded by the coding sequence ATGCAGGACCCGACGCTCAGCATCCCCGCCGCCGAAATCCGTCGCGCAGGGGTCGATCTCAATGGACTGATGACGGTGCTGGGCAAGCACCTGTATTCCACCCCGATGGTGGCCCTGCGTGAGCTGGTGCAGAACGCGCACGATTCAATCATCCGCCGCCGCCTTGAACAGCCGGGCATCGAGCTGCCTTCGCGTATCGAGGTGCGGGTGGATGCCGCCGCCGGCGTGCTGCGCATCATCGATACCGGTGCCGGCCTGACCCGCCAGGAAATCCACGATTACCTGGCGACCGTCGGTGTCGGCTACACCCGTGGCCTGCGCCAGGGCGGTGACGACCAGGACGGCCTGATCGGCATGTTCGGCCTGGGCTTCCTCTCGGCCTTCGTGCTGGCGCGGCGGGTGAGTGTCCGCACCACCTCGTACCAGACGCCGGAGCTGGGCCACCTTTACGTGTCCAGCAACGCCGAGCAGTACACCGTCAGCGAAGTGCCGGCACGCGCCATCGGCACCGAGGTGGAACTGGAACTGCATTCGGATTTCCTGCCGCTGGCCAACGAGGCGCGCCTGTACGAGGTGCTGGGCCGCTACTGCGCGCTGCTGTCCGAGCCGATCTTCATCGGCGCTGCGGCCGAGGCCCTCAACCCCGAGCCGCCGCCGTGGCGCGGGCAGGGCGACGTGGCGCTGCATCCGGTGCAGGCGCGCCGCCAGGCACTGCAGTTCGCTGCGCGGTTCGAGCATGACTTCGAGCCGATCGTGACCCTGCCGCTGCGCGCCGACGCCGACAGCGATGCCACCGGCATGCTGTGGGTGCAGGATGGCGCGACCTACGGCACCAGCGACAACCGCAACCTGTCCGTGTTCGTGCGCGGCATGCTGCTGGATGACGATGCGCGTGACCTGCTGCCGCCGTGGGCGGGCTTCATCGGCGGGGTGATCGAATCCTCGCGCCTGACCCCGACCGCCAGCCGCGAGGACCTGCAGCGCGACGACCAGTACCGCGCCGTGCAGCATGCGCTGCTGGAAGCGCTGATCGACGGCCTGGCGGAGGTCGCGCGGCAGCAGCCCGAAGCCTGGCGACGCGTGCTGGCCCGCCACAACGAAGCACTGCTCGGTGCGGCGCTGTGCGATGAGCGCCTGTTCGAGCTGCTGCTGGAACACGTGCGCGTGCCGACCTCGCAGGGCGACCTGCCGGCCAGCGCGCTGCCGTCGCGCGGCGCCGTGCATGTGATCCTCGACAACGGCGGCGGCTTCGAGGAAATGCTGTTCCGTGCGATGGGCGTGCCGGTCGCGCACGGCCACCGCTATGCGGTGGTGCCGTTCCTGCGCCGCTGGACCCAGGCCAAGGGCCTGCGCCTGGTCGAACTGGGCACCGAGCAGGGCAACCGCGCCTTGTTCCGCACCGATGACAGCCTGGATGCGGCGCAGCTGGCCTGGCTGGGCGAGCACCTGGGCGATGGCGAGCAGCTGTTGCCGGCGCGTTTCAGCCCCGAAGCGCTGCCGGTGGTGGTCGTGCCCGACCGCGAAGCCGAACTGAAGCAGCGCCTGGAAGACGACGAGAACGACAAGCGCGTGTCGATGGCGGCATTGCGGCTGGCCCGCCAGTTCACCGCCCGCATCGAGGCGCGCGCACCATCGCGGCTGTACCTCAACCTGGACAACCCGGCCGTGCAGGCCTTGCTGCAGGCACAGCGCGAGGGGCATGCGCAGGCGCCGGCGGCCGCGCGCCTGCTGCGCTCGCTGAAGATCATCGTCTCTGCCCAGGGCCGCCCGCTGGCCCGTGGCGCCGCAACGCCCGGCCCGGACCTCAATGGCGCCTTCAGCGAAATCGCCACGGCCCTGCAGCAGATGCTGCGCTGA
- a CDS encoding tetratricopeptide repeat protein encodes MDIWNWVEKLQEDLRQAGQAQNAHLLTRLADEVSELQVDRVDALLPEARALGKALDNPWVDVYVGHWALRNRVGNRVEGESALGEAVSLFERAHREDTLECPQSICVTQDLAACYGNIDGPGWVPERIEVCDETLARIDPTWACFQCLSCEKADALLDDGRAQDALDYLKVQADAVEARGKEVFDSFPEMQIKILLASGRAEEAMVLIEQREAEVAAAGEYEPANCTVPRRLSRAWALAQLGRDEEALQQLVPWSELTPNTWRLWATTVALLCSRDPARNTWNLGTRFNTIIEHFASVGAHRLVIELAALSLELALQRGARWVAQRQLGLARTHLAQLRQDRGASERVAGLAARIDALPEVEPLPVPASELLAWLEARGEQDQSRDPEREAQWLLQAHAQCPDDEALAEVAASALNACGAQAEARALLWDFVRAHAHEDGAAAYTLMRWLTEQGDDDGLRRLADTYRGSVPVFAHWCEVQRARRVSDWPALEQAAQALLALSPGSHGARGTLARMYMETGRFSDAQACYAQLVETLEDANAAHWDHMSAASAAGDWEAVRRSAAAIGMELTSQDGVVEEPWGWVIIRSLEQGEPMEYYARRTGPVTARIVENAPANRAQQVGDWVVFDAALVHPAPEEEEQRQHFIPTYAQVHVLERGGFERSWLIDGAHPGEEAWNAFVEGAEAQGWQVWAHSRPDYTVTDPDAEEGTLPGLLFTVAQPQGHAPLALHRYLQQSTAGWSHPQCWLRLAEACDQERQPHLDVIERYGL; translated from the coding sequence ATGGATATCTGGAACTGGGTCGAAAAGCTGCAGGAAGACCTGCGCCAGGCAGGCCAGGCGCAGAACGCGCACCTGCTGACCCGCCTTGCCGACGAAGTCAGTGAACTGCAGGTCGACCGCGTCGATGCGCTGCTGCCCGAGGCGCGTGCGCTGGGCAAGGCGCTGGACAATCCCTGGGTCGACGTCTATGTCGGCCACTGGGCCCTGCGCAACCGCGTGGGCAACCGCGTCGAAGGCGAGAGCGCACTGGGCGAAGCCGTCTCGCTGTTCGAGCGCGCGCACCGCGAAGACACCCTGGAGTGCCCGCAGTCGATCTGCGTGACCCAGGATCTGGCCGCCTGCTACGGCAACATCGACGGCCCGGGCTGGGTGCCCGAGCGCATCGAAGTGTGCGATGAAACGCTGGCGCGTATCGATCCGACCTGGGCCTGCTTCCAGTGCCTGAGCTGCGAAAAGGCCGATGCCCTGCTCGATGACGGCCGTGCGCAGGATGCACTGGATTATCTGAAGGTGCAGGCCGATGCGGTGGAAGCGCGCGGCAAGGAAGTGTTCGACAGCTTCCCGGAAATGCAGATCAAGATCCTGCTGGCCAGCGGCCGTGCCGAAGAGGCGATGGTGCTGATCGAGCAGCGCGAAGCCGAAGTGGCCGCCGCCGGCGAGTACGAACCGGCCAACTGCACGGTGCCGCGCCGCCTGTCGCGCGCCTGGGCGCTGGCCCAGCTCGGCCGCGACGAAGAAGCGCTGCAGCAGCTGGTGCCGTGGAGCGAACTGACCCCGAACACCTGGCGGCTGTGGGCCACGACGGTGGCGCTGCTGTGCAGCCGCGACCCGGCCCGCAACACCTGGAACCTGGGCACGCGTTTCAACACCATCATCGAGCACTTCGCCAGCGTCGGCGCGCACCGCCTGGTGATCGAGCTGGCGGCACTGAGCCTGGAACTGGCCCTGCAGCGCGGCGCGCGCTGGGTGGCACAGCGCCAGCTCGGCCTGGCCCGTACCCATCTGGCGCAGCTGCGCCAGGATCGGGGTGCCAGCGAGCGCGTGGCCGGCCTGGCCGCACGCATCGACGCACTGCCCGAGGTGGAACCGCTGCCGGTGCCGGCGTCCGAACTGCTGGCCTGGCTGGAAGCGCGCGGCGAGCAGGACCAGTCGCGCGATCCCGAGCGCGAAGCGCAGTGGCTGCTGCAGGCGCACGCGCAGTGCCCGGACGACGAAGCGCTGGCCGAGGTGGCCGCATCGGCGCTCAATGCCTGTGGTGCGCAGGCCGAGGCGCGCGCGCTGCTGTGGGACTTCGTGCGTGCCCATGCCCATGAAGATGGTGCTGCTGCCTACACCCTGATGCGCTGGTTGACCGAGCAGGGCGACGACGATGGCCTGCGCCGCCTGGCTGACACCTATCGCGGCAGCGTGCCGGTGTTCGCGCACTGGTGCGAGGTGCAGCGCGCACGCCGCGTGTCCGACTGGCCGGCGCTGGAGCAGGCCGCGCAGGCGCTGCTGGCGCTGTCGCCGGGTTCGCACGGCGCACGTGGCACGCTGGCCCGCATGTACATGGAAACCGGCCGCTTCAGCGATGCACAGGCCTGCTACGCGCAGCTGGTGGAGACGCTGGAAGATGCCAACGCCGCGCACTGGGACCACATGAGCGCGGCCAGTGCCGCAGGCGACTGGGAGGCGGTGCGCCGCTCGGCCGCTGCCATCGGCATGGAGCTGACCAGCCAGGACGGCGTGGTCGAGGAACCTTGGGGCTGGGTGATCATCCGCAGCCTGGAACAGGGCGAGCCGATGGAGTACTACGCACGCCGCACCGGCCCGGTGACCGCGCGCATCGTCGAGAACGCACCGGCCAACCGTGCCCAGCAGGTGGGCGACTGGGTGGTGTTCGATGCCGCGCTGGTGCATCCGGCGCCGGAGGAAGAAGAGCAGCGTCAGCACTTCATCCCGACCTATGCGCAGGTGCACGTGCTGGAGCGCGGCGGCTTCGAGCGCAGCTGGCTGATCGACGGCGCGCACCCGGGCGAGGAGGCCTGGAACGCATTCGTGGAAGGCGCCGAAGCGCAGGGCTGGCAGGTCTGGGCGCACAGCCGCCCCGACTACACCGTGACCGATCCGGATGCGGAGGAGGGCACCCTGCCGGGCCTGCTGTTCACCGTGGCCCAGCCGCAGGGGCATGCGCCGCTGGCGCTGCATCGTTACCTGCAGCAGTCCACCGCCGGCTGGTCGCACCCGCAGTGCTGGCTGCGCCTGGCTGAAGCCTGTGACCAGGAACGGCAGCCGCACCTGGATGTGATCGAGCGGTACGGCCTGTAG
- a CDS encoding EAL domain-containing protein: MTGTYSQSLVVFSLLVAILASYTALDMAGRLATTEGRVARWWLAGGATAMGLGIWSMHFVGMLAFNLPIPIGFDLAITLYSLAVSVCASAYALWLVSRPQLPRRRLLAGAVLMGLGIATMHYLGMTAMRMQPGIDYDPLWFAASILIAIGAAGAALWIAFRLRKEGERTLRLRLLASLVMGLAIVGMHYTGMAAARFPEGSLCGAVIDGGIDSRWLAILVIVTTLGTIGIALVASLFDRQMRERTGLLAESLEKANDKLLQAALHDPLTQLPNRMLLQDRIEQSIEKARRRNHGLAVMFCDLDGFKAVNDAYGHQLGDRLLVRMSERVSGLLRPQDTFARLGGDEFVIVLAVDEPDDAVVVAERIIAAVAEPFLIDAAELQVSASLGIALYPDDGATERELMAHADAAMYHTKDAGRNGYTFFTPSMQVSANRQLRLLQDLRRAADRGELRLHYQPKFVAAGTPAVGAEALLRWQHPELGMLAPDVFIPIAERSGLILPIGDWVLDQACAQLRSWHDSGHPEWTMAVNLSPLQFSSPSLVDNVRDVLARHAIAPERLTLEITETTAMKDVEASLAILNDLTAMGVHISIDDFGTGYSSLLYLKRMPATELKIDRAFVRDLEQNAEDAAIVSSIVALGRSLQLQVVAEGVETREQQEYLSGLGCDQLQGYHLGRPMDPDEFLRKVG; the protein is encoded by the coding sequence ATGACTGGCACCTACAGCCAGAGTCTGGTTGTTTTTTCGCTGCTGGTCGCCATCCTGGCGTCCTATACCGCACTGGACATGGCCGGGCGCCTGGCCACGACCGAGGGCCGGGTGGCGCGCTGGTGGCTGGCCGGCGGCGCCACGGCCATGGGCCTGGGCATCTGGTCCATGCACTTCGTGGGCATGCTGGCGTTCAACCTGCCGATCCCGATCGGCTTCGACCTGGCCATCACCCTGTACTCGCTGGCGGTGTCGGTCTGCGCCTCGGCCTACGCCCTGTGGCTGGTCTCGCGGCCGCAGCTGCCGCGCCGCCGCCTGCTGGCCGGTGCGGTGCTGATGGGGCTGGGCATCGCCACCATGCACTACCTGGGCATGACCGCGATGCGCATGCAGCCGGGCATCGATTACGACCCGCTGTGGTTTGCCGCCTCGATCCTGATCGCCATCGGTGCCGCCGGTGCGGCGCTGTGGATCGCCTTCCGCCTGCGCAAGGAGGGTGAGCGCACCCTGCGCCTGCGCCTGCTGGCCTCGCTGGTGATGGGCCTGGCCATCGTCGGCATGCACTACACCGGCATGGCCGCCGCCCGCTTCCCCGAAGGCAGCCTCTGTGGCGCGGTGATCGACGGCGGCATCGACAGCCGCTGGCTGGCGATACTGGTCATCGTCACCACCCTGGGCACCATCGGCATCGCGCTGGTCGCCTCGCTGTTCGACCGGCAGATGCGCGAGCGCACCGGCCTGCTTGCCGAATCGCTGGAAAAGGCCAACGACAAGCTGCTGCAGGCGGCCCTGCACGACCCGCTGACCCAGCTGCCCAACCGCATGCTGCTGCAGGATCGCATCGAGCAGTCCATCGAGAAGGCACGCCGCCGCAACCACGGCCTGGCGGTGATGTTCTGCGATCTGGACGGCTTCAAGGCGGTCAACGATGCCTATGGCCACCAGCTGGGCGACCGCCTGCTGGTGCGCATGAGCGAGCGTGTCAGCGGCCTGCTGCGCCCGCAGGACACCTTCGCCCGGCTGGGCGGCGACGAGTTCGTGATCGTGCTGGCCGTCGACGAACCGGACGATGCGGTGGTGGTGGCCGAGCGCATCATCGCGGCGGTGGCCGAGCCGTTCCTGATCGACGCCGCCGAGCTGCAGGTCAGCGCCAGCCTGGGCATCGCCCTGTACCCCGACGACGGCGCCACCGAACGCGAACTGATGGCACACGCCGACGCGGCGATGTACCACACCAAGGATGCCGGCCGGAACGGCTATACGTTCTTCACCCCGTCGATGCAGGTCAGCGCCAACCGCCAGCTGCGACTGCTGCAGGACCTGCGCCGCGCCGCCGACCGCGGCGAGCTGCGCCTGCACTACCAGCCCAAGTTCGTCGCCGCCGGCACGCCTGCCGTGGGCGCCGAAGCACTGCTGCGCTGGCAGCACCCGGAGCTGGGCATGCTCGCGCCGGATGTGTTCATCCCCATCGCCGAGCGCAGCGGGCTGATCCTGCCGATCGGCGACTGGGTGCTGGACCAGGCCTGCGCGCAGCTGCGCAGCTGGCACGATTCGGGCCACCCGGAATGGACGATGGCAGTGAACCTGTCGCCGCTGCAGTTCTCCTCGCCGTCGCTGGTGGACAACGTGCGCGACGTGCTGGCGCGCCATGCGATCGCGCCGGAACGGCTGACCCTGGAGATCACCGAAACCACGGCGATGAAGGACGTGGAAGCCAGCCTGGCCATCCTCAACGACCTGACCGCGATGGGCGTGCATATCTCCATCGATGATTTCGGCACGGGCTATTCCAGCCTGTTGTACCTGAAGCGCATGCCGGCGACCGAGCTGAAGATCGATCGCGCGTTCGTGCGCGACCTGGAGCAGAACGCCGAAGACGCGGCGATCGTGTCGTCGATCGTGGCGCTGGGGCGCTCGCTTCAGCTGCAGGTGGTGGCCGAGGGCGTGGAGACGCGCGAGCAGCAGGAGTACCTGAGCGGGCTGGGCTGTGACCAGTTGCAGGGGTACCACCTGGGCCGGCCGATGGATCCGGACGAGTTCCTGCGCAAGGTGGGGTGA
- the cyoC gene encoding cytochrome o ubiquinol oxidase subunit III: MSTNTSTLSHGHAAHAAAHGHDDHEHHDTGGNTVFGFWVYLMSDCLIFASLFATYVVLAGGTDGGPGPKDLFELPFVAWETALLLTSSLTFGLGMIAMHRKQVGQMFLWLAVTWLLGFGFMCMEVYEFHHLIHQGYGPDRSAFLSAFFALVGTHGLHVSAGLLWLLVMFVQLKKYGLTPTNKTRMACLSLFWHFLDLIWIGVFSVVYLNGAL, encoded by the coding sequence ATGAGCACCAATACCTCGACCCTGAGCCACGGGCACGCCGCGCATGCGGCGGCCCATGGCCATGACGACCACGAGCACCACGATACCGGCGGCAACACCGTCTTCGGTTTCTGGGTGTACCTGATGAGCGACTGCCTCATCTTCGCCTCGCTGTTCGCCACCTACGTGGTGCTGGCCGGCGGCACCGACGGTGGCCCGGGTCCGAAGGATCTGTTCGAGCTGCCGTTCGTGGCGTGGGAAACCGCGCTGCTGCTGACCTCGTCGCTGACCTTCGGCCTGGGCATGATCGCCATGCACCGCAAGCAGGTCGGCCAGATGTTCCTGTGGCTGGCCGTCACCTGGCTGCTGGGCTTCGGCTTCATGTGCATGGAAGTCTATGAATTCCATCACCTGATCCATCAGGGCTATGGTCCGGACCGCAGTGCCTTCCTGTCGGCGTTCTTCGCCCTGGTCGGTACCCACGGCCTGCACGTCAGCGCCGGCCTGCTGTGGCTGCTGGTGATGTTCGTGCAGCTGAAGAAGTACGGCCTGACCCCGACCAACAAGACCCGCATGGCGTGCCTGAGCCTGTTCTGGCACTTCCTGGATCTCATCTGGATCGGCGTGTTCTCCGTCGTCTACCTCAATGGAGCGCTGTAA
- the ffh gene encoding signal recognition particle protein, whose product MFESLTQRLSGTIERLRGRGRLTEENIREATREVRIALLEADVALPVVQALIERIKVRAVGQEVLKSLTPGQALIKVVRDELTAVMGAEASDLNLNVPAPAIILMAGLQGAGKTTTVGKLAKHLKEKRKKKVMVVSADVYRPAAIEQLKTLAEQVGVLFFPSSADQKPEAIVRAAIDDARRSFVDVLLVDTAGRLAIDEAMMAEIKALHAAVNPAETLFVVDAMTGQDAANTAKAFGDALPLTGVVLTKTDGDARGGAALSVRYITGKPIKFVGVSEKPEGLDVFHPDRIASRILDMGDVLSLVEQVEQQVDKDKAAKLAEKVAKGKKFDLNDMRDQLEQMQNMGGIGGLMDKLPGLGNIPEHLKQQVSQGKEVPRMIAIISSMTKKERRNPNLLNGSRRARIAKGSGVTPADVNKLMKQYMQMEKMMSKMAGGGMKGMMRSMKGMMGAMGGRGLPFR is encoded by the coding sequence ATGTTCGAGTCCCTGACCCAGCGCCTTTCCGGCACCATCGAGCGCCTGCGTGGCCGTGGCCGCCTGACCGAGGAGAACATCCGCGAGGCGACCCGCGAAGTACGCATCGCGCTGCTTGAGGCCGACGTCGCATTGCCGGTGGTGCAGGCCCTGATCGAGCGCATCAAGGTGCGTGCGGTCGGCCAGGAAGTGCTGAAGTCGCTGACCCCGGGCCAGGCCCTCATCAAGGTCGTGCGCGACGAGCTGACCGCGGTGATGGGCGCCGAAGCCAGCGACCTGAACCTCAATGTTCCCGCCCCGGCCATCATCCTGATGGCAGGCCTGCAGGGCGCCGGCAAGACCACCACGGTGGGCAAGCTGGCCAAGCACCTGAAGGAAAAGCGCAAGAAGAAGGTGATGGTGGTCTCGGCCGACGTCTACCGTCCGGCCGCGATCGAACAGCTGAAGACCCTGGCCGAGCAGGTCGGCGTGCTGTTCTTCCCGTCCAGCGCCGACCAGAAGCCGGAAGCCATCGTGCGCGCGGCCATCGACGATGCACGCAGGTCGTTCGTAGACGTGCTGCTGGTCGATACCGCCGGCCGCCTGGCCATCGACGAAGCGATGATGGCCGAGATCAAGGCCCTGCACGCGGCGGTCAACCCGGCTGAAACCCTGTTCGTGGTCGACGCCATGACCGGCCAGGACGCGGCCAACACCGCCAAGGCTTTCGGTGATGCGCTGCCGCTGACCGGCGTGGTGCTGACCAAGACCGACGGTGACGCCCGTGGCGGTGCCGCGCTGAGCGTGCGCTACATCACCGGCAAGCCGATCAAGTTCGTCGGTGTCAGCGAAAAGCCGGAAGGCCTGGACGTGTTCCACCCGGACCGTATCGCCAGCCGCATCCTGGACATGGGCGACGTGCTGTCGCTGGTCGAGCAGGTCGAGCAGCAGGTCGACAAGGACAAGGCCGCCAAGCTGGCCGAGAAGGTCGCCAAGGGCAAGAAGTTCGACCTGAACGACATGCGCGACCAGCTCGAGCAGATGCAGAACATGGGCGGCATCGGCGGCCTGATGGACAAGCTGCCGGGCCTGGGCAACATCCCCGAGCACCTGAAGCAGCAGGTCAGCCAGGGCAAGGAAGTGCCGCGCATGATCGCCATCATCAGTTCGATGACCAAGAAGGAACGGCGCAACCCGAACCTGCTCAACGGCTCGCGCCGCGCGCGCATCGCCAAGGGCTCGGGCGTGACCCCGGCCGACGTCAACAAGCTCATGAAGCAGTACATGCAGATGGAAAAGATGATGAGCAAGATGGCCGGCGGTGGCATGAAGGGCATGATGCGCAGCATGAAGGGCATGATGGGCGCCATGGGCGGCCGCGGCCTGCCGTTCCGTTGA
- the cyoD gene encoding cytochrome o ubiquinol oxidase subunit IV, with translation MAHDNHAHDHAAGGESHGSVKSYLIGFVLAVVLTVIPFWVVMSGDFSRTVSGVVIAVTAVLQMLVHLVFFLHLDRSSESRWNVNAAAFTVVVIGIIVIGTLWVMHNMNVHMMH, from the coding sequence ATGGCACATGACAACCATGCACACGACCACGCGGCCGGTGGCGAGAGCCACGGCAGCGTCAAGTCCTACCTGATCGGCTTCGTGCTGGCGGTGGTGCTGACCGTCATCCCGTTCTGGGTGGTGATGTCCGGCGACTTCTCGCGCACTGTCAGCGGTGTGGTCATCGCGGTCACCGCGGTGCTGCAGATGCTGGTCCACCTGGTGTTCTTCCTGCACCTGGACCGCTCTTCGGAAAGCCGCTGGAACGTCAACGCTGCTGCCTTCACCGTCGTGGTGATCGGCATCATCGTGATCGGCACCCTGTGGGTCATGCACAACATGAACGTGCACATGATGCACTGA
- the radA gene encoding DNA repair protein RadA, with product MAKARLTAYVCNECGAEYSKWQGQCTECNAWNSLSEIVLESAAAAKAPASRRAGWAGKIDPPKITALKDVEQTEHRRVSTGIGEFDRVLGGGLVEGAVVLVGGDPGIGKSTLLLQAVAKMAAVLPVLYVTGEESLAQVAGRAHRLELPLDGVNALAETGVESILQHASKAGPRLIVADSVQTLWTETLTAAPGSVSQVRESAARLVRFAKETGTAVFLVGHVTKEGGIAGPRVLEHMVDAVLYFEGESGSRFRLLRAFKNRFGAVNELGVFAMGDKGLKEVSNPSAIFLSGASTHQPGSCVMVTREGTRPLLVEVQALVDASPLSNPRRVAVGLEQNRLAMLLAVLHRHGGVLVGDQDVFVNVVGGIRVQETAADLPVLLAVLSSLQDRPLAEKTIAFGEVGLSGEIRPVPNGEDRLREAATHGFKRAIVPKANAPKGGTVKGMEVIAVERLSEAIDAA from the coding sequence ATGGCCAAAGCCCGCCTCACTGCCTACGTCTGCAACGAATGCGGCGCCGAGTACAGCAAGTGGCAGGGCCAGTGCACCGAGTGCAACGCCTGGAATTCATTGTCGGAAATCGTGCTGGAGAGCGCGGCGGCGGCCAAGGCGCCTGCGTCGCGCCGGGCCGGCTGGGCCGGCAAGATCGATCCGCCGAAGATCACGGCGCTGAAGGATGTCGAGCAGACCGAGCACCGCCGGGTCAGCACCGGCATCGGTGAGTTCGACCGCGTGCTGGGCGGCGGCCTGGTCGAAGGCGCGGTGGTGCTGGTCGGTGGCGACCCGGGCATCGGCAAATCCACCCTGCTGCTGCAGGCGGTGGCGAAGATGGCGGCCGTGCTGCCGGTGCTGTATGTCACCGGCGAAGAGTCGCTGGCCCAGGTGGCCGGGCGTGCGCACCGGCTGGAACTGCCGCTGGACGGTGTGAACGCGCTGGCCGAGACCGGCGTCGAGTCGATCCTGCAGCACGCGTCCAAGGCAGGGCCGCGGCTGATCGTGGCCGACTCGGTGCAGACGCTGTGGACCGAAACCCTCACCGCCGCCCCCGGCTCGGTCAGCCAGGTACGCGAGAGTGCTGCGCGGCTGGTGCGCTTTGCCAAGGAAACCGGCACCGCCGTGTTCCTGGTCGGCCACGTGACCAAGGAAGGCGGTATCGCCGGCCCGCGCGTGCTCGAACACATGGTCGACGCCGTGCTGTATTTCGAAGGCGAGAGCGGCAGCCGCTTCCGCCTGCTGCGCGCGTTCAAGAACCGCTTCGGCGCGGTCAACGAACTGGGCGTGTTCGCCATGGGCGACAAGGGCCTGAAGGAAGTCTCCAACCCGTCGGCCATTTTCCTGTCCGGTGCCAGTACCCATCAGCCAGGCAGCTGCGTGATGGTCACCCGCGAGGGCACCCGGCCGCTGCTGGTGGAAGTGCAGGCGCTGGTCGATGCCTCGCCGCTGTCCAACCCGCGCCGTGTCGCAGTCGGCCTGGAACAGAACCGACTGGCCATGTTGCTGGCGGTGCTGCACCGTCATGGCGGCGTGTTGGTGGGTGACCAGGACGTGTTCGTCAATGTCGTGGGTGGCATCCGCGTGCAGGAGACGGCCGCCGATCTGCCGGTACTGCTGGCCGTGCTGTCGTCGCTTCAGGACCGGCCGCTGGCGGAGAAAACGATTGCCTTCGGCGAGGTCGGCCTGTCCGGCGAGATCCGCCCGGTGCCCAATGGCGAAGACCGCCTGCGCGAGGCCGCCACCCACGGCTTCAAGCGCGCCATCGTGCCCAAGGCCAATGCGCCCAAGGGCGGTACGGTGAAGGGCATGGAAGTGATCGCGGTCGAGCGCCTGTCCGAGGCCATCGACGCAGCGTGA
- the ccsA gene encoding cytochrome c biogenesis protein CcsA gives MLIVLIAALLYLAASALLVRALGRDDAVGSPVWLWPALPAMLLHGGYHVLVAMRTTGGPDMHFFAALSLVGLGMAWLTSLVGARGRMSALGVVVFPLAALLLAVYHGYGHEPSKLLGWRLASHAWLALLAYATLSIAALLAIMLWLQERALRRREFRPWLRALPPLADLEALLFRVITVGFALLTLTLVTGVLFVDDLLAQKLVHKTVLSVLSWIVFGVLLIGRRRYGWRGVKAVHWTLSAMLLLLLAFFGSQFVIELVFGHTR, from the coding sequence ATGTTAATCGTTCTCATCGCCGCCCTGCTCTATCTGGCCGCCAGCGCCCTGCTGGTGCGTGCGCTTGGCCGCGATGATGCCGTCGGCTCGCCCGTCTGGTTGTGGCCGGCGCTGCCGGCCATGCTGCTGCACGGCGGTTACCACGTGCTGGTGGCGATGCGCACGACCGGCGGCCCGGACATGCATTTCTTCGCCGCGCTGTCGCTGGTCGGCCTGGGCATGGCCTGGCTGACCTCGCTGGTGGGCGCGCGCGGGCGCATGTCGGCGCTGGGCGTGGTGGTGTTCCCGCTGGCCGCGCTGCTGCTGGCGGTCTACCACGGCTATGGCCACGAACCGAGCAAGCTGCTGGGCTGGCGCCTGGCCAGCCACGCCTGGCTGGCGCTGCTGGCCTACGCCACGCTGAGCATCGCCGCCCTGCTGGCGATCATGCTGTGGCTGCAGGAACGGGCGCTGCGCCGCCGTGAATTCCGCCCGTGGCTGCGTGCGCTGCCGCCGCTGGCCGACCTGGAAGCACTGCTGTTCCGGGTCATCACCGTGGGCTTCGCCCTGCTCACCCTCACCCTGGTCACCGGCGTGCTGTTCGTCGATGACCTGCTGGCGCAGAAGCTGGTGCACAAGACCGTGCTCAGCGTGCTGTCGTGGATCGTGTTCGGCGTGCTGCTGATCGGCCGCCGCCGCTACGGCTGGCGCGGGGTGAAGGCGGTGCACTGGACGCTGTCGGCAATGCTGTTGCTGCTGCTGGCGTTCTTCGGCAGCCAGTTCGTGATCGAACTGGTGTTCGGGCATACGCGGTAA